One region of Chryseobacterium sp. SORGH_AS_0447 genomic DNA includes:
- a CDS encoding phosphatidylinositol-specific phospholipase C1-like protein, whose amino-acid sequence MKKAVFLVMSLAPFSLFWSQVQPLDDLKINEIQVIGSHNSYKKTLLPEVYEYLSKRDSQNLLPRIQYEHIPIPRQLDLGLRNLEIDVYADSKGGKYAHPKILDLVKTAQPFDPEGKMKKPGYKMIHITDIDYQTQYYTLEDCLKDLKKWSDAHPDHDPIFITLEPKDGNANAYGTEPEHYTAELFNDLDAELVKYLGKNKIITPDEIRGSYPTLNAAVLNRNWPKVQEAKGKFLFVLDNNGENRDLYIKGHPSLKGRMIFTNSAPGTAEAAVLFRNDPGPEITGLIKQGYIVRTRADADTMEARKEDYSRFEKAKASGAQIITTDYYQPSTLFKSNYKISFDHRTYERKNPVTGK is encoded by the coding sequence ATGAAAAAGGCAGTTTTTTTAGTCATGTCCCTCGCCCCGTTCTCACTTTTCTGGTCGCAGGTGCAGCCACTTGATGATCTTAAAATAAATGAGATCCAGGTAATCGGCTCTCACAATTCCTATAAAAAGACCCTCCTTCCTGAGGTGTATGAATACCTTTCGAAAAGGGATTCCCAGAATCTTCTCCCGAGGATCCAGTATGAGCACATCCCGATTCCCCGGCAGCTGGACCTCGGGCTCCGCAATCTTGAAATTGATGTCTACGCCGACAGCAAAGGCGGAAAATATGCCCACCCGAAAATTCTGGACCTGGTAAAAACCGCACAGCCTTTCGATCCGGAAGGAAAGATGAAAAAGCCGGGCTACAAAATGATCCATATTACGGATATCGATTACCAGACCCAATATTATACGCTGGAAGACTGCCTCAAGGATCTGAAAAAGTGGTCGGATGCCCACCCTGATCACGACCCGATTTTCATTACGCTGGAACCAAAAGATGGCAATGCCAACGCGTACGGTACCGAACCGGAACATTATACGGCCGAACTGTTTAACGACCTGGATGCCGAACTTGTAAAATATTTAGGGAAAAATAAAATCATCACGCCCGATGAGATCCGTGGCTCCTATCCTACCCTGAATGCAGCGGTTTTAAACAGAAACTGGCCGAAAGTACAAGAGGCAAAGGGCAAATTCCTGTTCGTGCTCGACAACAACGGCGAAAACCGGGACCTCTATATCAAAGGCCATCCGTCGCTGAAAGGAAGAATGATCTTTACCAATTCGGCTCCGGGAACTGCTGAAGCGGCGGTTTTATTCCGCAATGATCCGGGTCCCGAAATTACCGGGCTGATAAAACAAGGATACATTGTCCGGACGCGGGCGGATGCCGATACCATGGAAGCGAGAAAAGAGGATTACTCCAGGTTTGAAAAGGCAAAAGCAAGCGGGGCACAGATCATCACAACCGATTATTATCAGCCGAGCACGTTGTTTAAGTCAAACTATAAAATCAGTTTTGATCACCGTACCTATGAACGGAAAAATCCTGTAACCGGAAAATAG
- a CDS encoding metallophosphoesterase, which produces MNKGIFSFLVLAFSLFPAQQKPVRIAFLSDVHFQDLYGSFSDNDFKGITNPGTGKPTILRTMDSQLHSTRIFNENYFAFLKALDNIAAKGIKIVAMPGDFSDDGQAYNIRGLHRILDRYHQQYGIDFYLTTGNHDPVGPFRQEAGKDDFLGQDGNLLGIYSRENIGKTHPEIITRDIAESGYLEILHELKDFGFYPKKKDVFWSTPFGFNPENGYSYEKAVQDADYSKRMYDVAERFTVPDLSYVVEPVKGVWLMAIDGNTYIPKNLNENPGNPSNYKGAGIGYNNVLTHKKHLINWVKKVTAEARRNGKTVIAFTHYPMIDFNDGATGEIKSLLGEKKWQLERVPEEEVAKAFAEAGLTVHFAGHMHINDTGIRKFGDHMLVNVQVPSLAAYLPAYKILTVNSPDQLEVTTETVDQVPDFDELFPLYEKEYEALQKDKTKILWNKDILKTKSYHDFMLFHLKELVRLRMIPGEWPQDFIQKLKKMNGENLLLLIQPEKQWRENGISTEGFRKWKAEEVLLDLYKFQSADELARKNIPKERLQQYRTLEAFYEKSRPQDPFALQVKSLFHILSLLSSGDPADHFIIDLKKQEIRKL; this is translated from the coding sequence ATGAATAAAGGAATATTCTCATTTTTAGTGCTGGCTTTTTCCCTGTTTCCGGCGCAACAAAAACCGGTACGGATCGCTTTCCTTTCGGATGTGCATTTCCAGGATCTGTACGGAAGCTTTTCAGACAATGATTTTAAAGGAATTACCAATCCCGGAACGGGAAAACCCACGATCCTCAGGACCATGGATTCGCAGCTGCACTCGACCCGAATTTTTAACGAAAACTATTTCGCTTTCCTGAAAGCACTGGACAATATTGCGGCAAAAGGAATTAAGATCGTAGCGATGCCCGGTGATTTTTCAGATGACGGGCAGGCCTACAACATCCGCGGGCTGCACCGGATCCTCGACCGGTACCATCAGCAGTACGGCATTGATTTTTACCTCACCACCGGAAACCACGATCCGGTAGGTCCGTTCCGCCAGGAAGCCGGAAAGGACGATTTTCTGGGGCAGGATGGAAATCTCCTGGGAATTTACAGCCGGGAAAATATCGGGAAAACCCATCCTGAAATCATTACCCGGGACATTGCCGAATCCGGGTATCTGGAAATCCTGCACGAACTGAAAGACTTCGGGTTTTATCCGAAAAAGAAAGATGTGTTCTGGAGCACGCCTTTCGGTTTCAATCCGGAGAACGGATATTCATACGAAAAGGCAGTACAGGACGCCGACTATTCGAAAAGGATGTATGACGTGGCAGAAAGATTCACCGTTCCCGACCTGAGTTATGTGGTTGAACCGGTAAAAGGAGTCTGGCTGATGGCCATCGACGGAAACACCTACATCCCGAAAAACCTGAACGAAAACCCCGGAAACCCCTCCAATTACAAAGGCGCAGGCATTGGGTACAATAACGTCTTAACCCATAAAAAACACCTCATCAACTGGGTAAAAAAGGTTACCGCCGAAGCCAGACGGAACGGTAAAACAGTAATTGCCTTTACCCATTATCCGATGATCGATTTCAATGACGGGGCCACCGGTGAAATCAAAAGCCTGTTGGGTGAGAAGAAATGGCAGTTGGAACGGGTTCCGGAAGAAGAAGTGGCCAAAGCCTTTGCAGAGGCAGGGCTGACGGTTCATTTTGCCGGGCATATGCACATCAACGATACGGGCATCCGGAAATTCGGCGACCATATGCTGGTGAATGTTCAGGTACCTTCCCTGGCTGCCTACCTTCCGGCGTATAAAATCCTGACCGTCAACTCCCCGGATCAACTGGAAGTAACGACGGAAACCGTAGATCAAGTTCCGGATTTTGATGAACTTTTCCCGCTTTACGAAAAAGAATACGAGGCTTTACAGAAAGACAAAACAAAAATCCTCTGGAATAAAGACATCCTGAAAACCAAATCCTATCACGATTTTATGCTGTTTCATCTGAAAGAGCTGGTCCGCCTACGGATGATTCCCGGCGAATGGCCGCAGGATTTCATTCAGAAATTAAAAAAAATGAATGGGGAAAACCTGTTGCTGCTGATTCAGCCTGAAAAGCAGTGGAGAGAAAACGGAATCAGCACCGAAGGATTCAGAAAATGGAAGGCTGAAGAAGTGTTGCTCGATCTGTATAAATTCCAGTCGGCGGATGAGCTGGCCAGAAAGAACATTCCGAAAGAAAGATTACAGCAATACCGTACCCTTGAAGCATTCTATGAGAAAAGCCGTCCGCAGGATCCGTTTGCTTTGCAGGTGAAATCCCTGTTTCATATCCTTTCCCTCCTGTCCTCCGGAGATCCGGCAGATCACTTTATCATCGATCTGAAAAAGCAGGAGATCAGAAAATTATAG
- a CDS encoding ATP-binding protein: MIKYLLIIMFFLVSCKKEKQQSFDTINGDKFYDEGILLLQKNNIEAYKKFQQAINYYKKQKDNSNISKSLICQAIAQQGSGDIFGAEATLVEALKIIKDNDESLYSIYDTLGNLKLDQKEYEQALKWYNKALSENTIPETSRINILSNKSVAAFKLKRYDEALDILSKIDLTKDLDLKLKNRIRDNIEYIKWLKNKNYPAQRNIEAIAGLKQKNSDFWGLNSTYAHLSDIYKNIDNEKSLFYAKKMYETATKIKSPDDKLESIERLIILDSPVNSKNYFNQYKKLSDSIQSSRNDYRTRFSFIKYDSERKELDNAQKELKISRQYFFLGLLGLAIIILIIWYTKRQKQLKQEKELEVKNTQLKMSKRVHDVVANGIYQVMAKIENQKDFDRDKALDELEFVYEKSRDLSYEKAGEEKEFSQEISELIAGFNNATVKTFTAGNDPSVWEKVSPAVKEEVYQMVRELMVNMKKHSQASHVAVKFEKTGETVEIQYKDNGVGISGDLIYKNGLRNTASRIEAIGGTITFDTKIEKGLKVNLSFPAS, from the coding sequence ATGATAAAATATTTATTAATTATTATGTTTTTTCTGGTTTCTTGTAAAAAGGAAAAACAGCAAAGTTTTGATACAATTAATGGAGATAAATTTTATGACGAAGGAATTTTATTACTTCAAAAAAATAATATTGAAGCATATAAAAAATTCCAACAAGCAATTAATTATTATAAGAAACAAAAAGATAATTCAAATATCTCTAAGAGTTTAATTTGTCAAGCAATTGCTCAACAAGGAAGTGGTGACATATTTGGAGCTGAAGCAACTTTAGTAGAAGCTTTAAAAATAATAAAAGATAACGATGAAAGCCTTTATTCTATTTATGATACATTGGGCAACTTAAAATTAGATCAAAAAGAATATGAACAAGCTCTTAAATGGTATAATAAGGCATTGTCAGAAAATACTATTCCTGAAACATCACGAATCAATATTTTAAGTAATAAATCTGTAGCAGCGTTTAAATTAAAACGCTATGATGAAGCGTTAGACATTTTATCAAAAATAGATCTTACTAAAGATCTTGATTTAAAATTAAAAAATAGAATAAGAGATAATATTGAATATATAAAATGGTTAAAAAATAAAAATTATCCTGCTCAAAGAAATATCGAGGCAATCGCAGGACTAAAACAAAAGAATTCTGATTTTTGGGGCCTAAATTCAACATATGCACATTTATCAGATATCTATAAAAATATAGATAATGAAAAATCTCTTTTTTACGCAAAAAAGATGTATGAAACAGCAACAAAAATCAAAAGCCCAGATGACAAATTAGAATCTATTGAAAGATTAATAATATTGGATAGCCCTGTAAATTCAAAAAATTATTTTAATCAATATAAAAAACTTTCAGACAGTATCCAATCTAGTAGAAATGATTATAGAACTAGATTTTCTTTTATAAAATATGATAGTGAAAGAAAAGAATTAGACAATGCACAAAAAGAATTAAAAATTTCAAGACAATACTTTTTCCTAGGTCTTTTAGGATTAGCAATTATTATATTAATCATCTGGTATACCAAACGACAAAAGCAACTAAAACAGGAAAAAGAACTCGAAGTCAAAAACACCCAGCTTAAAATGTCCAAAAGGGTTCATGACGTGGTCGCGAACGGGATTTACCAGGTGATGGCGAAGATTGAGAACCAGAAAGATTTTGACCGGGATAAGGCGCTGGACGAACTGGAATTTGTGTATGAAAAGTCGAGGGATCTTTCGTATGAGAAAGCCGGGGAGGAAAAAGAGTTCAGCCAGGAAATTTCAGAGCTTATCGCCGGATTTAATAATGCAACGGTGAAAACCTTTACGGCAGGCAATGATCCTTCAGTCTGGGAAAAAGTATCTCCGGCCGTGAAAGAAGAAGTCTACCAGATGGTCCGTGAACTGATGGTGAATATGAAAAAGCACAGCCAGGCCAGCCATGTGGCGGTTAAATTTGAAAAAACCGGTGAAACCGTTGAAATCCAGTACAAAGACAATGGTGTAGGGATTTCCGGGGATCTTATTTATAAAAATGGCTTACGGAATACGGCTTCCCGTATTGAAGCGATCGGCGGGACGATTACTTTTGACACAAAAATTGAAAAAGGGTTGAAAGTGAATCTCTCCTTCCCTGCTTCGTAA